One window of Desulfarculus baarsii DSM 2075 genomic DNA carries:
- a CDS encoding protein-S-isoprenylcysteine O-methyltransferase, with the protein MDELFFRIALGVLLVAYTMIRLPHARTYKGVKKIKTEGQKRERLLVGLATVGTFILPLVWVFTGWFAALDIGLGDEIRIFGILLAVLSLVFFHWVHKILGQNWSPVLEIGEGHTIITQGPYKLIRHPMYTQVWLWVIAQFLIASNWVIGLTGVIAWSILYFVRAPREEAMLIDEFGDQYRDYIKQTGRVLPKIRRR; encoded by the coding sequence ATGGACGAGCTGTTTTTCAGAATCGCGCTTGGCGTTTTGTTGGTGGCCTACACCATGATCCGGCTGCCGCACGCCCGGACCTACAAAGGCGTCAAAAAAATCAAAACCGAAGGTCAAAAACGGGAGCGGTTGCTGGTGGGGCTGGCCACCGTCGGAACGTTCATCTTGCCGCTGGTCTGGGTTTTCACGGGTTGGTTCGCCGCCCTTGACATTGGCCTCGGCGATGAAATCAGAATTTTCGGCATTTTGCTCGCCGTGCTCAGCCTGGTCTTTTTCCACTGGGTGCACAAAATTCTGGGCCAAAACTGGTCACCGGTCCTGGAGATCGGCGAAGGGCACACGATTATCACGCAAGGCCCTTACAAGTTAATCCGCCATCCCATGTACACCCAGGTTTGGCTATGGGTCATCGCCCAATTTCTTATCGCCTCGAACTGGGTCATCGGCCTGACCGGCGTTATTGCCTGGTCGATTCTCTATTTCGTGCGGGCGCCCAGGGAAGAAGCCATGCTGATCGATGAATTTGGCGATCAGTATCGCGATTACATCAAACAAACCGGGCGGGTGCTTCCCAAGATCCGCCGACGCTGA
- the bla gene encoding class A beta-lactamase — translation MGAVFDRRAFLLTLGSLVFLPAGAARAAGLDAAAAATRLAAIETSLDGRLGLFALNTADGRTLAHRSDERFAMCSTFKLVLAGAILAQSAQTPGLLERRVAYGPEALVSYSPITQKHAAGGMTVAALCAAAVRHSDNTAANLLLDQLDGPAALTTFARTIGDNHFRLDRREPELNTAIPGDPRDTTTPAAMGRSLQRLALGRALPAEGRALLCAWLRGCVTGAARIRAGVPAGWVVGDKTGTGAYGVANDVAVLWPAAGAPPVLLAIYTARRQKDAAPRNDVIVAAAKVVAEWLGAAA, via the coding sequence ATGGGCGCTGTTTTTGACCGCAGGGCGTTTTTGCTGACGCTGGGCTCGCTGGTTTTTTTGCCGGCCGGCGCGGCGCGGGCCGCCGGCCTGGACGCCGCCGCGGCCGCGACCCGGCTGGCGGCGATCGAAACGAGCCTGGATGGCCGCCTGGGCCTGTTCGCTCTGAACACGGCCGACGGCCGGACGCTGGCTCACCGCTCCGACGAGCGCTTCGCCATGTGCAGCACGTTCAAGCTCGTCTTGGCCGGGGCGATATTGGCCCAAAGCGCCCAGACGCCGGGCCTGTTGGAGCGGCGGGTGGCCTATGGCCCGGAGGCGTTGGTGAGTTATTCGCCGATCACCCAAAAGCACGCCGCGGGCGGCATGACCGTCGCCGCGCTGTGCGCCGCGGCCGTGCGGCACAGCGACAACACCGCCGCCAACCTGCTGCTGGACCAGTTGGACGGGCCGGCGGCGCTGACCACCTTTGCCCGGACTATCGGCGACAATCACTTTCGCCTCGATCGCCGCGAGCCCGAACTCAACACGGCCATCCCCGGCGACCCCCGTGACACCACCACCCCGGCGGCCATGGGTCGCAGCCTCCAGCGCCTGGCCCTGGGCCGGGCCTTGCCGGCCGAAGGCCGCGCGCTGTTGTGCGCCTGGCTACGCGGCTGCGTCACCGGCGCGGCGCGTATCCGGGCCGGCGTTCCCGCCGGCTGGGTCGTCGGCGACAAGACCGGCACGGGCGCTTACGGCGTGGCCAACGACGTGGCCGTCTTGTGGCCCGCCGCCGGCGCGCCGCCGGTGCTGTTGGCCATCTACACCGCCCGCCGCCAAAAGGACGCCGCGCCGCGCAACGACGTCATCGTCGCCGCCGCCAAAGTCGTCGCCGAGTGGCTGGGCGCGGCCGCCTGA
- a CDS encoding MaoC/PaaZ C-terminal domain-containing protein: MEVSGKIVGSELAPLRHELSWRRMMNYAAAVEDFNPLYFDDERPDGVIAPPMLAVALTWPIMERISHHLAGVDIDPAVVQTQVHHTEHLRFYRPMRDGDQIVITGRVAAVLPHRAGARLVLRLEARGHDGELVFVEHIGGLLRGVGCQDGPAGQDDLPQTPAAPEAGAQPLWRAEIAIDALRAHVYDGCTGIHFPIHTSPRFARLVGLPGVILQGTATLAYAARELINRQAAGQAQRLESLSCRFVGMTRPGRAITARLLARRADAAGDDLFFDVLDADGQTIIRDGHARLRP; the protein is encoded by the coding sequence ATGGAGGTCAGTGGAAAAATCGTCGGCAGCGAGTTGGCTCCGCTGCGCCATGAGCTTTCGTGGCGGCGGATGATGAACTACGCCGCGGCGGTGGAAGACTTCAACCCCTTGTATTTCGACGACGAACGCCCGGACGGCGTCATCGCCCCGCCCATGCTGGCCGTGGCCCTGACCTGGCCGATCATGGAGCGCATAAGCCACCATCTGGCCGGCGTGGACATCGATCCGGCCGTGGTCCAGACCCAGGTGCATCACACCGAACATCTGCGCTTTTATCGGCCCATGCGCGACGGCGACCAGATCGTCATCACCGGCCGGGTGGCGGCGGTCTTGCCCCACCGGGCCGGGGCCAGGCTGGTGCTGCGCCTGGAGGCCAGGGGCCATGACGGCGAACTGGTCTTTGTCGAACACATCGGCGGGCTGCTGCGCGGCGTCGGCTGCCAGGACGGCCCGGCCGGCCAGGACGACCTGCCCCAGACACCGGCCGCGCCCGAGGCCGGAGCCCAACCCCTGTGGCGCGCCGAGATCGCCATCGACGCCCTGCGGGCCCACGTCTACGACGGCTGCACGGGCATTCACTTTCCCATCCACACATCGCCACGTTTCGCCCGCCTGGTGGGCCTGCCCGGCGTAATCCTTCAGGGCACGGCCACCCTGGCCTACGCCGCCCGCGAACTGATCAACCGCCAGGCCGCCGGCCAGGCCCAGCGCCTGGAGTCGCTGTCGTGCCGTTTCGTGGGCATGACCAGGCCGGGCCGGGCCATCACCGCGCGGCTGTTGGCCCGGCGCGCCGACGCGGCCGGCGACGATCTGTTCTTTGACGTGCTCGACGCCGACGGCCAGACGATCATCCGCGACGGCCACGCTCGCCTGCGGCCCTGA
- a CDS encoding Nif11-like leader peptide family RiPP precursor translates to MSISEVKRLEADAKAKQQVRDKLKAAGPDPAKLAAIAAEMGYSLSADDIKAYMEDKKKAMSEEELDQVAGGGSTNTQTQVEQTAVQTTTCTTTTETATETDVTAVGPVVLT, encoded by the coding sequence ATGAGCATTAGCGAAGTCAAACGCCTCGAGGCCGACGCCAAGGCCAAGCAGCAGGTCCGCGACAAGCTCAAGGCCGCCGGGCCCGATCCGGCCAAGCTGGCCGCCATCGCCGCCGAGATGGGCTACAGTCTCAGCGCCGACGACATCAAGGCCTATATGGAAGACAAGAAAAAGGCCATGAGCGAGGAAGAGTTGGACCAGGTGGCCGGCGGCGGCAGCACCAACACCCAGACTCAGGTCGAACAAACCGCCGTGCAGACGACCACTTGCACCACCACCACCGAGACCGCCACCGAGACCGACGTCACGGCGGTTGGCCCCGTGGTGCTCACCTAA
- a CDS encoding radical SAM family RiPP maturation amino acid epimerase → MAQALARPADDPAQDEPFAFHEQFVRARDATQKKAIAGVKRLLEWIMADQDFRLALRQDPSQAAALAAQRGVPIDPRIVEPIWRDGFKTICPTVDYEKWPHVRLWNEWIRDILRYRDMLCLAADPGERQPRFAQWRQRRIEANNFFLGQRNKAIVYPVFSYELSKGCSVGCWFCAFSAARLSGVCRHDAENARLWRQILEVGLDIFGPGAAQSGFCYWATEPSDNPDYLDFLADFRAVNGVICQTTTAAATRDIAWTRRLLAMYEDEPRSVKPRFSVLSLGMLRRIHQEFSAEELLRVECIPQNAESFLCKARSGRAGEGDQGRWREEWRGRAAESGGQPPADEAELEGYAGTTACVAGYLVNMVERSVRLISPCEASAQWPLGYKVHATGSFASAAGYRDFIRRTIDEHMPESLPTDAPVGLARGLKISEDEDSLAIASRAKVLRVRPRQHIYAQVARLLQDGQQRPEAIMAELMDQGQSPFDVTGALDYFFKMGLLE, encoded by the coding sequence ATGGCCCAAGCGCTGGCCCGGCCCGCTGACGACCCGGCCCAGGACGAGCCGTTCGCCTTTCACGAGCAGTTCGTGCGGGCGCGCGACGCCACGCAAAAAAAGGCCATCGCCGGCGTCAAGCGCCTGCTCGAGTGGATCATGGCCGACCAGGATTTCCGCTTGGCCCTCCGCCAAGACCCGAGCCAGGCCGCCGCTTTGGCCGCCCAGCGGGGCGTGCCCATCGACCCGCGCATCGTCGAGCCCATCTGGCGCGATGGTTTCAAGACCATCTGCCCCACGGTCGATTACGAAAAGTGGCCCCATGTGCGGTTGTGGAACGAATGGATCCGCGACATCCTGCGCTACCGCGACATGCTCTGCCTGGCCGCCGACCCGGGTGAGCGCCAGCCGCGTTTCGCCCAGTGGCGCCAGCGGCGCATCGAGGCCAACAATTTCTTTTTGGGCCAGCGCAACAAGGCCATTGTCTATCCGGTTTTCTCCTACGAACTCAGCAAGGGATGCTCGGTGGGTTGCTGGTTCTGCGCCTTCAGCGCCGCGCGCCTTTCCGGCGTCTGCCGTCACGACGCGGAAAACGCTCGACTCTGGCGGCAAATCCTGGAGGTCGGCCTGGACATCTTCGGCCCCGGCGCGGCCCAGAGCGGCTTTTGCTATTGGGCCACCGAGCCCTCCGACAACCCGGATTATTTGGATTTTCTTGCCGATTTTCGCGCGGTCAACGGCGTGATCTGCCAGACCACCACCGCCGCCGCCACCCGCGACATCGCCTGGACCCGCCGTTTGCTGGCCATGTACGAAGACGAGCCGCGCTCGGTCAAACCGCGTTTTTCGGTGCTGTCACTGGGCATGTTGCGCCGAATTCACCAAGAGTTTTCGGCCGAGGAGTTGCTGCGCGTGGAGTGCATACCGCAAAACGCCGAATCGTTTTTGTGCAAGGCGCGCAGCGGCCGGGCCGGCGAGGGCGACCAGGGGCGCTGGCGCGAGGAATGGCGCGGCCGGGCGGCCGAATCGGGCGGCCAGCCGCCGGCCGACGAGGCCGAGTTGGAGGGCTACGCCGGCACCACGGCCTGCGTGGCGGGCTATCTGGTCAACATGGTCGAGCGCAGCGTGCGCCTGATCAGCCCTTGCGAGGCCTCGGCCCAATGGCCCCTGGGCTACAAAGTCCACGCCACGGGCTCGTTCGCCAGCGCCGCCGGCTACCGCGATTTCATCCGGCGCACCATCGACGAACACATGCCCGAGAGCCTGCCCACCGATGCGCCCGTGGGCTTGGCCCGTGGCCTGAAAATCAGCGAGGACGAGGACTCGCTGGCCATCGCCTCGCGCGCCAAGGTGTTGCGCGTGCGGCCCAGGCAGCACATCTACGCCCAGGTGGCGCGGCTGCTGCAAGACGGCCAACAACGGCCCGAGGCGATCATGGCCGAACTAATGGACCAGGGCCAGTCGCCTTTCGACGTCACCGGCGCGCTGGATTATTTTTTTAAAATGGGCCTGTTGGAGTGA
- a CDS encoding RiPP maturation radical SAM C-methyltransferase — MLDCCLVNMPYTDLKRPSLGLGLLQGVLKREGFSVKSVYANLLQTEKTGPWFYSLVTQAAARTMIGDWSFARAAFPDHVIDDEAYLDYFCRTLSAYSLHDVDGGRIRQGVYWMRQQAEEFLDELTGQILALKPRVVGCTSTFMQHVASLALLRRLRQEAPYELVTMIGGANCEAEMGLATHRHFPWIDYVVSGEADDIIAPLVRLALTKGRQATAADLPLGAFGPIHRREGYPVTADGRAPRATASGFENWVVPEFDDYFQTLDQCPDLKASISPALPYETSRGCWWGEKPGCRFCGLCGQGKEFRAKPVERSLEVLRRIVERYGLKKIGAADNIMDMRFFKTFLPKLAEAPWADGLRIFYETRSLLGPEQIAALRRAGVHHIQAGVESLHSQCLRLMNKGCEAWQNIQLLKWCLQEGVYVVWHILYDLPGERDQWYEEMAADMALLHHLPPPVLFTMIKFDRFSHYRENPELYGLDLEPLADYAFVYPLGPEAIHDLAHDFDDKQRAAFRLNPMAPLIVGRGFDLARQAYKSWRAEWLGEPRPRLIMRESPQGLVIEDTRAIATAPRHPLTGLERQIYLDCRTAKRRDRLSAEMTAQGHDPAAVEAAVARLLADKLSLAIDSRLLSLAIEEPKQPYPLLADFPLGGFSANAFWQARKTRLAAGGH; from the coding sequence ATGCTCGATTGTTGCCTCGTCAACATGCCCTACACCGACCTCAAGCGGCCCTCCCTGGGCCTGGGCCTTTTGCAGGGCGTCCTGAAACGCGAGGGCTTTTCCGTCAAAAGCGTCTACGCCAATTTGTTGCAGACCGAAAAAACCGGGCCGTGGTTCTATTCGCTGGTGACCCAGGCGGCGGCCCGCACCATGATCGGCGACTGGAGCTTCGCCAGGGCGGCCTTTCCCGACCACGTCATCGACGACGAGGCCTACCTGGATTACTTCTGCCGCACGCTGAGCGCCTACAGCCTGCACGACGTCGACGGCGGACGCATTCGCCAGGGCGTATATTGGATGCGCCAGCAGGCCGAGGAGTTCCTCGACGAATTGACGGGCCAAATTTTGGCGCTGAAGCCAAGGGTGGTCGGTTGCACCTCCACCTTCATGCAGCACGTGGCCTCGCTGGCCTTGCTGCGCAGGCTGCGCCAGGAAGCGCCCTACGAATTGGTGACGATGATCGGCGGGGCCAACTGCGAGGCCGAGATGGGCCTGGCCACCCATCGCCATTTTCCCTGGATCGACTATGTCGTCTCGGGCGAGGCCGACGACATCATCGCGCCGTTGGTGCGCCTGGCCCTGACCAAGGGCCGCCAGGCCACGGCGGCCGATCTGCCCCTCGGCGCCTTCGGCCCGATCCACCGCCGCGAGGGCTACCCCGTCACCGCCGACGGCCGCGCGCCACGGGCCACGGCCAGCGGCTTCGAAAACTGGGTAGTGCCCGAGTTCGACGACTATTTCCAGACCCTAGACCAGTGCCCGGACCTGAAGGCCTCGATCAGCCCGGCCCTGCCCTACGAAACTTCGCGAGGCTGCTGGTGGGGCGAAAAGCCGGGTTGCCGCTTTTGCGGCCTGTGCGGCCAGGGCAAGGAGTTCCGCGCCAAGCCGGTGGAGCGCTCGCTGGAGGTGCTGCGCCGCATCGTCGAGCGCTATGGCCTGAAAAAAATCGGCGCGGCCGACAACATCATGGACATGCGCTTTTTCAAGACGTTTTTGCCCAAGCTGGCCGAGGCGCCCTGGGCCGATGGCCTGCGCATCTTCTACGAGACGCGCTCATTGTTGGGGCCAGAGCAGATCGCCGCCCTGCGCCGCGCCGGGGTTCACCACATCCAGGCCGGGGTCGAGAGCCTGCACAGCCAGTGCCTGCGCCTGATGAACAAGGGCTGCGAGGCCTGGCAAAACATCCAGTTGCTCAAGTGGTGCCTGCAAGAGGGCGTTTACGTGGTCTGGCATATCCTCTACGACCTGCCCGGCGAACGCGACCAATGGTACGAGGAGATGGCCGCCGACATGGCGTTGTTGCACCACCTGCCGCCGCCGGTGCTGTTTACGATGATCAAGTTCGACCGCTTCAGCCACTACCGCGAAAACCCCGAGCTTTATGGCCTGGACCTGGAGCCGCTGGCCGACTACGCCTTCGTCTACCCCCTCGGCCCGGAGGCCATCCACGACCTGGCCCACGATTTCGATGACAAACAACGGGCCGCCTTCCGGCTAAACCCCATGGCCCCGCTGATCGTCGGCCGCGGCTTCGACCTGGCCCGCCAGGCCTACAAAAGCTGGCGCGCCGAGTGGCTGGGCGAGCCCAGGCCCAGGCTGATCATGCGGGAGTCGCCCCAGGGTTTGGTCATCGAGGACACCAGGGCCATAGCCACCGCGCCACGGCATCCGCTGACCGGCCTGGAGCGCCAAATTTACCTGGACTGCCGCACGGCCAAGCGCCGCGACCGCCTGAGCGCCGAAATGACCGCCCAGGGTCACGACCCGGCGGCGGTGGAGGCGGCCGTGGCCCGGTTGCTGGCCGACAAGCTGAGCCTGGCCATCGACAGCCGGCTGCTTTCGCTGGCCATCGAGGAGCCCAAGCAACCATACCCCCTGCTGGCCGATTTCCCCTTGGGCGGCTTTTCGGCCAACGCCTTCTGGCAGGCGCGCAAGACCCGGCTGGCCGCGGGGGGCCACTGA
- a CDS encoding RiPP maturation radical SAM C-methyltransferase — protein sequence MERRGGLDFCLVNMPFCRPTGPTLAPGLLQAIVRRDGLSCRVIYANVDFFRLVTYSEDVWVNSCSREQALPDWVFAGAAFPDHAPDHDEYLEQVRQRNAIYMRMSLARFREKAWSLRRRAEEFVEYTARRVVATNPRVVGCSSTFTQHVASLALLRRIRELAPAVVTVIGGANCEAAMGLATHRCFPWVDYVVSGEADELISDLVRGMVAHGRDLPPQEQPEGVLTPGHRLSGYPPLEDGGPRAMTADLGALPVPDFADYFSELKRVPALEAALSPGLLVESSRGCWWGQCRFCSLDGRKCGFRSKPPRKLLDELDSLHQTYGVDRFLFTDSLMDRRYFTEFLPELARRPKPYRLFIEIKSNLTRPELAALAKAGFTYLQPGIESFHTEHLKLMNKGVKAWQNVHVVKQCRQLGICCVYNLLYDLPGEQDQWLEEMARLAPLLAHLRPPGTVCRIRLDRLSYYVTNAAEVGLQIIPPRIVEAIFPVGEADLADLVYSFTDKDRETIDASPFLAGIFQRQAAIELMRQVALWRRAYFSAKNPAMLSMRPDGDGLLLHDSRPMAQLAARRINGPEMALLLACNDAPRQERLRQEMLGAGMAADRWGQALEALLDWGLVAALDGRLVGLVLEEPAPPEAPWEEFGGGSLDMDLLARLTKPQLESA from the coding sequence ATGGAAAGGCGCGGCGGCCTGGATTTCTGCCTGGTCAACATGCCCTTTTGCCGGCCCACCGGGCCGACGCTGGCGCCGGGGCTGTTGCAGGCCATTGTGCGGCGTGACGGCCTTTCGTGCCGGGTGATCTACGCCAATGTGGATTTCTTTCGGCTGGTGACCTACAGCGAGGACGTCTGGGTCAACAGTTGCTCGCGCGAGCAGGCCCTGCCCGACTGGGTCTTCGCCGGGGCGGCCTTTCCCGACCACGCCCCCGACCACGACGAGTATCTGGAGCAGGTGCGCCAGCGCAACGCCATCTACATGCGCATGAGCCTGGCCAGGTTCCGCGAAAAGGCCTGGTCGTTGCGCCGCCGGGCCGAGGAGTTTGTCGAATATACAGCCCGACGCGTGGTGGCCACGAACCCGCGCGTGGTGGGTTGCTCGTCCACCTTCACCCAGCACGTGGCCTCGCTGGCCCTGTTGCGGCGCATCCGCGAGCTGGCCCCGGCCGTGGTCACCGTCATCGGCGGGGCCAACTGCGAGGCGGCCATGGGCCTGGCCACTCACCGCTGCTTCCCGTGGGTGGACTATGTCGTCTCGGGCGAGGCCGACGAACTGATCAGCGACCTTGTCCGCGGCATGGTGGCCCACGGCCGCGACCTGCCGCCCCAAGAGCAACCCGAGGGCGTCTTGACGCCGGGCCACCGCCTGTCGGGCTATCCGCCCCTGGAAGACGGTGGGCCCAGGGCCATGACCGCCGACCTGGGCGCGCTGCCCGTGCCCGATTTCGCCGATTATTTCAGCGAGCTAAAGCGCGTGCCGGCCCTGGAGGCCGCCTTGAGCCCGGGCCTTTTGGTCGAAAGCTCGCGGGGCTGCTGGTGGGGCCAGTGCCGCTTCTGCTCGCTGGATGGCCGCAAGTGCGGCTTTCGCAGCAAGCCGCCGCGCAAGCTGCTCGACGAACTGGACAGCCTGCACCAAACCTACGGCGTCGATCGCTTCCTGTTCACCGACAGCCTCATGGACCGCCGCTACTTCACCGAGTTCCTGCCCGAGTTGGCTCGGCGGCCCAAGCCCTACCGCCTGTTCATCGAGATCAAGTCCAACCTGACCCGGCCCGAGTTGGCGGCCCTGGCCAAGGCCGGCTTCACCTATTTGCAGCCGGGCATCGAGAGCTTTCACACCGAGCACCTCAAGCTGATGAACAAAGGCGTCAAGGCCTGGCAAAACGTGCACGTGGTCAAGCAGTGCCGTCAATTGGGCATCTGCTGCGTCTACAACTTGCTCTACGACCTGCCCGGCGAACAGGACCAGTGGCTGGAGGAGATGGCCCGCCTGGCCCCGCTTTTGGCCCATCTGCGGCCGCCGGGCACGGTCTGCCGCATCCGGCTGGACCGCCTGAGTTATTACGTCACCAACGCCGCCGAAGTGGGCCTGCAAATCATCCCGCCGCGCATCGTCGAGGCCATCTTCCCGGTGGGTGAGGCCGACCTGGCCGACCTGGTCTATTCGTTCACGGACAAAGACCGCGAGACCATCGACGCCAGCCCGTTCTTGGCCGGCATTTTCCAGCGCCAGGCGGCCATCGAGCTGATGCGCCAGGTGGCCCTGTGGCGGCGGGCCTATTTTTCGGCCAAAAACCCGGCCATGCTGTCCATGCGGCCCGATGGCGATGGCCTTTTGCTGCACGACTCCCGGCCCATGGCCCAACTCGCCGCCCGGCGCATCAACGGCCCGGAAATGGCCCTGCTGCTGGCCTGCAACGACGCGCCTCGCCAGGAGCGCCTGCGCCAGGAGATGCTGGGGGCCGGCATGGCCGCCGACCGCTGGGGCCAGGCGCTGGAGGCGCTGTTGGATTGGGGCCTGGTGGCGGCGCTGGACGGCCGGCTGGTGGGCCTGGTCCTGGAAGAGCCGGCGCCGCCCGAGGCCCCGTGGGAGGAGTTCGGCGGCGGCAGCCTGGACATGGACCTGCTGGCGCGCCTGACCAAGCCCCAGTTGGAGTCGGCCTGA
- a CDS encoding radical SAM family RiPP maturation amino acid epimerase has translation MTLAALMAPPPETAAEDLFAWADAGQRELIAQIKRLVELLAADPGLAPALGQTPGQGRRALAGRGLELDAAQLSPLWRDGFNPWPKAHTPLLALWDRWLRSHAAHRARLRAIAGLPPALAAWRDRQMARCALELGPFANRLDYPVLAFELSKGCSIGCWFCALEAPRLSAVFRRDDRGAKLWRETLAACAEVLGPAALANAPCYWASEPADNPDYPDLLADLAALAGRPGPTTTAAATGDIGWTRALLAIYDGRPGLRFSVLSLEMLAAIHAAFSPLELLLVDCLAQNEASAIPKSRSGRARRGGRWLAARQAAEARLAGRATDPRRETTACLAGFKLNMAEQTIELLSPCAASDRWPRGYRLHAEGSFATAEDVGRFIKQTAERLTPQSPPPGRAIGLGHGVVLRHNAHALEFTSAAAKMRLPAEPALARVAGLAAQGKWDAAALLDQAAAAGVGPLEAMAALEALFARGLLDDDPPAGER, from the coding sequence ATGACGCTGGCGGCGCTCATGGCCCCGCCCCCCGAAACGGCGGCGGAAGACCTTTTCGCCTGGGCCGACGCCGGCCAGCGCGAGCTGATCGCCCAGATCAAGCGCCTGGTGGAACTGCTGGCCGCCGACCCCGGCCTGGCCCCGGCCCTGGGCCAGACGCCCGGTCAGGGCCGGCGGGCCTTGGCCGGGCGCGGCCTGGAATTGGACGCGGCCCAACTGAGCCCGCTGTGGCGCGACGGCTTCAACCCTTGGCCCAAGGCCCACACGCCGCTTCTGGCGCTGTGGGACCGCTGGCTGCGCTCTCACGCCGCCCACCGCGCCCGGCTGCGGGCCATCGCTGGCCTGCCGCCGGCCCTGGCCGCCTGGCGCGACCGGCAGATGGCCCGTTGCGCGCTGGAGCTTGGCCCTTTCGCGAACCGGCTCGACTATCCCGTCTTGGCCTTTGAACTGAGCAAGGGCTGCTCGATTGGCTGCTGGTTCTGCGCCTTGGAGGCGCCTCGGCTCTCGGCGGTCTTTCGCCGCGACGACCGGGGGGCCAAATTGTGGCGCGAAACGTTGGCGGCCTGCGCCGAGGTTCTGGGGCCGGCGGCCTTGGCCAACGCGCCCTGCTATTGGGCCAGCGAGCCGGCCGACAACCCTGATTACCCGGACCTGCTGGCCGATCTGGCCGCGTTGGCCGGCCGACCGGGGCCCACCACCACCGCCGCCGCCACCGGCGACATCGGCTGGACCAGGGCGCTGTTGGCCATTTATGACGGCCGGCCGGGCCTGCGCTTTTCGGTGCTGAGCCTGGAGATGCTGGCGGCCATCCACGCCGCTTTTTCGCCGCTGGAGCTGCTGTTGGTCGACTGCCTGGCGCAAAACGAGGCCTCGGCCATCCCCAAAAGCCGCTCGGGCCGGGCCAGGCGGGGCGGCCGTTGGCTGGCCGCGCGTCAAGCGGCCGAGGCCCGCCTGGCCGGCCGAGCCACCGACCCCCGACGCGAAACCACCGCCTGCCTGGCCGGCTTCAAGCTAAACATGGCCGAGCAAACCATCGAGTTGCTCAGCCCCTGCGCCGCCTCCGACCGCTGGCCCAGGGGCTATCGCCTCCACGCCGAGGGCTCGTTCGCCACGGCCGAGGACGTGGGCCGCTTTATCAAACAAACCGCCGAACGCCTGACGCCCCAGAGCCCGCCGCCCGGCCGCGCCATCGGCCTAGGCCACGGCGTGGTTTTGCGCCATAACGCCCACGCCCTGGAATTCACCAGCGCAGCGGCCAAAATGCGCCTGCCGGCCGAGCCGGCCCTGGCCCGGGTCGCCGGCCTGGCCGCCCAGGGCAAATGGGACGCCGCCGCGCTGCTGGACCAGGCCGCCGCCGCCGGCGTGGGGCCGCTGGAGGCCATGGCCGCGCTGGAGGCGCTTTTCGCGCGAGGGCTGCTGGACGACGACCCCCCAGCCGGAGAACGCTAG